The region TGCCTGATGAGGTTTCTGCGGAGTCGTTAATCCGTTACCCCTGATTGTTTTCCCAGTCGAGGACCTGTTGAAGCTGCTCAAGGCTGAGCAGACCGAAGCTCCAGAGCACGATGGGTAGCGGTGCTTGTTCCAGTTCAGCCTGGCGCAGCCCAAGGTTGAGGGCGTTGCTGCTCAGCCCAAGCCGAGCGAGCAGAAAGTCCTGAAGCTCCCTCGACGCTGCCGGTTGTGGATGGCTGCACACCACCATGGCTGAAATCCCTGTGGTTTCAGTCTGGCAAGGGTTTGAGCAGTTGGGTTGGCCCATCGGTCATGGCACGCAGGCTGATGCGGCGCAACCAACTGAACCGGGCCATGGCCTCGAGGCCGATGCGTCGGAAGGGGAGCAGCCAGCGTTGCTGATTGGAAAACAGCCTCACCAGGAGATCGGTGGCGAGCCCCACCATCAACAGATCCGCCCAGCGTGACCGCCCGTAGCGACGCGCCAGCCGCTGACTGGTTCCGCCATGCTCAGCAAGGTTTGTGAGGCTGGCGACATCGCGCCAGCAGAGGTTCAGCCCCTGCCCGCCGACCGGATGGCAGCGATGGCCGGCTTCGCCGAGCAGAACACCGCGGCCGCGGCTCAGACGCCTTGCCAGCGACCATTGCTGGGGAAAGGCTTGTGGCGTGTCAAGCAGCAGATCAGGCTCAATTCCGGCAGGAAGCACGGCTGCAAGTTCGTCAAGGAATTCCGGGGTCGATAAATCAGCTCGGCGCTGGCATTGCGTCCAGGGTGCGCTCCACACCACCTGAAAGATGCCGTCCCCAAGAGGTAAAATGGCGAAAGGGCCCTCTGGTCGGAACAGCTCATAGGCCATTCCAGGTTTCACACCTCTGAGGACAAGCTTCGAGGTGAGACATCCCTGGCAATAGCGGAATTGCCAGCATCCGATACCCCATTTCGATCGAGTCGTCGATCGGGGCCCATCCGCAGCGACGATCAGATCATCAATGCCAGGGGCTGGCGCTGCACAGCCCAGCGAGAGCTCAACGCGATGGTGCTGATGGAGACGATCCATCAGAAGTTTCATCAAGGGCTGATGGTCGAGGATCCACCCGATCGCTTGATGGCGAGCGTTCGAATCCGGAAGGTCGTCAAAGCCGAAGATCACGCGGCCGCCGCACGCCGAGTCTCTGAGATCGAGGGAGCTGAATGCCGTCAGGCTGCCCTGAAGAGCAGTCCAGAGCTTCAGATCCGTCAACAGACGGCGGCTGGAATGGGTGATGGCGTAGGCGCGGCTCCTAGACAGCAGCTCCTCGCGTGTCAGCGGATCAGTCAGAACAACGCTGCAACCCGTCGACGCCAGGGCAATTGCTGCCAGGGAGCCAGTCGGTCCGGCTCCCAGGATGTGAACGGTTGTCAAGGACTTGGCCATCCAATGAGTGTGGCCAACTCAGCCGGTGCGCTGTGAGCTTCAGCCCAGACCCAGCAACCCGTGGGTGAAGGCTTCACCACCGAGGGCGATTTCCGTGGCGAGCAGGGCGATAAAGCCGAGCATGGCCATGCGGCCGTTCAGTTTTTCAGCCCGTTCGTGGAAGCCCCAACCCTGCTCAGCTTCCACCACCTGCATGCGGGGCTCGGAAGCGAATGCGTTCAAACGACCGCCGTCTTCGGTGGTCACTGTGGCGCCGCGGATCACAGGAGCATCGGTGGAAGGGGTCTGAGCCATGGCGACATCAAGTGAATTGCTACAGAGTGTAAACCAGTTTTAAGAAATGTTCCCTGGTTGCTCTGATTCAGCTCTTACTGCTCAACCGTCGCTGGCATAGCTCCTCAAATGCGGGTCGCAGCAAGAAGGGGTATTCACCGGCCCACATCCGCAAGCCGGGCATCCAGGCATCGCTGAAGCTGCCAATGCGGGAAAAGTCCTTGCGGTCACTAAGTACCAGACAGCGAATCACCATTCCCCGTCGAATCGACTGATGCCGTTTCTCCATGGGAAACGCCAGGCGACCCAGGTAGCCATCCTCATCCTCAAGCTCCAGCAGCACCCAGGTCCGCCTGTTCTCCACCAGCTCCAGTTGCCCGCGACTGTCCGCCTGTTCGTGGCGACCTTCAACACGTTCTCGGGTGGTGACGTCTGCCACTTCACCTTCGAATAGCGCTGCCGCTGGATAGCGGCGCAGGGTGGCGTTGCGCTGGCCAGCCTCAACGATGGGGCCCCACAGCATGTAAAGGAAGAACACCACGCTGATCACCAGCCAGACAGGTCCCCAGCGGCTGCCTAGCTGAGCCTGGTTGTAAATCAGAAATGTGATCACACCGCCGATGGCGGCGATCATCAATCGCTGCAGCACCTGTTGTGGTGTTCCAAGGGAGGCGCGGAACTGATTGCCGGTGGCCACTGCCGGAATCAGTCGCTGCAGCTCTCCGGGTTTGAGGGGGATGAGCATGGATCGCAGCGTTCAGATCAGCCGTTCAAGGCCGTAAACCAGCGTCTGCAGTGAACGCACCTTGCGCACGGTGAGAAGGACACCCGGCATGTAGGCGGAACGATCAATGGTGTCGTGGCGCAGCGTGTAGGTCTCGCCCGGTGCACCGAACATCACTTCCTGATGGGCCACCAGGCCCGGTAAGCGCAGGGAATGGAGCCGAAGCCCGCTCTCACGACGACCACCTCGGGAGCCTGCCAGCGATTCATGCTCATCCACTTCGGCAGGGTTGAAGCTCTTGCCGAGCTCCTCCATCAGTTCGGCGGTTTTGATGCAGGTGCCACTGGGAGCATCCGCCTTGCGGTTGTGATGCAGTTCGGTGAGCTCAGCGTGGTCGTAAAAGCGTGCTGCTGCTGCTGCGGCCTGCTGCAACAGGACCATGCCGACGGAGAAATTTGGAATCACGGCTCCTCCGATGGAGGCCTTGGCAGCGAACTTACAAAGATCACTCAATTGTTCCGGGGAGAGGCCTGTGGTGCCAATCACTGGGTGCACGCCGTAGGCAAAAGCTGCCCGGGTGTGCTCGTAGACGACCGACGGATGGGTGAAATCCACCAGCACGGCCCCGGCTTCCTCATCCCGCACCGACTGGCTCACGGCGCAGAGGCAGCCTTCGAAATCGGCTGTCACCGCAACCTCCAGCTCGCCCAGTCCCAGTTCAAGGCCGATGTCACTCCCTTCTTTGCCGGCGGTGTTGTCGATGGCCCCCACCAGCGTGCAATCCGCAGATCCCACCACTGCCTTGATCACTTCGGCACCCATGCGACCAAGGGCACCGGCCACCACGACGGGTATGGATGGGGGCATCGACGTGCTGCGTGTCCCTAAAGCCTATGGGGCGACTCGTGTAACTCCCGATCCCGAATCCTCGCGTCCAAGCGGCGACTCGCCGTAAGGTTCTTCACATTGCTCAAGACGCGCAGATGTTCACACAGGTCCGCTCCGCCGATCGCCGCGTTGCTCCTGTAGAGGGACAGAACCACAAGTCCGTAATGAAGGCGGTTTATGTGGTGCTTGAGCCCCAGTACCAGAACGCGCTGACTCAGGCGGCAACTGCTCTCAATGCGTCTGGCAGTGAGCTTGGAATCGAGCTGAGCGGCTATCTAATCGAAGAGCTCCGTGACGAGGAGAACTACGCCGGTTTCTGTGCGGACGTGGCTAAGGCGGATGTGTTCGTCGCCTCGTTGATCTTCATCGAAGATCTGGCACAGAAGGTGGTGGATGCCGTTGCACCCCATCGCGACCGGCTCAAAGCGGCAGTTGTGTTCCCCTCCATGCCGGAGGTGATGCGTCTGAACAAGCTCGGCAGCTTTTCCATGGCTCAGTTGGGCCAGAGCAAGAGTGCGATTGCCGGCTTCATGAAAAAGAGGAAGGACGCCGGCGGCGCCGGTTTCCAGGACGCCATGCTCAAGCTTCTGAACACGCTTCCGACTGTTCTCAAGTACCTGCCGGTTGAGAAAGCGCAGGATGCCCGCAGCTTCATGCTCAGCTTCCAGTACTGGCTCGGGGGAACGCCAGACAACCTGAAGAACTTCCTGTTGATGCTGGCGGATAAGTACGTCTTCCCTCCTGCAGAAGGCGAGGAGCGTCCAGCGATGGAGGTTGCCGAGCCTGAAGTGTTCCCGGATCTGGGGATCTGGCACCCCTTGGCTCCGACGATGTTTGAGGACCTCAAGGAGTACCTCAACTGGACCGCCAGCCGCACCGATCTCTCCGAGGAAGCCCGCAAAGGCCCGGTGATCGGTTTGGTGCTGCAGCGCAGCCACATCGTTACCGGTGACGACGCCCATTACGTAGCCACAGTTCAGGAGCTGGAATTCCGCGGTGCCCGCGTGATTCCGATTTTCTGCGGCGGCCTGGACTTCTCCAAACCTGTCAACGCCTTCTTCTACGACCCGCTCAATCCTGAGCAGCCTCTGGTGGATGGCATCGTTTCCCTGACGGGCTTTGCACTGGTGGGTGGCCCGGCCCGACAGGACCACCCCAAGGCGATCGAGTCGCTGAAGAAGCTCAACCGCCCTTACATGGTGGCTTTGCCTCTTGTCTTCCAGACCACCCAGGAATGGGAAGACAGCGACCTAGGCCTGCACCCGGTTCAGGTGGCACTGCAGATCGCCATCCCTGAGCTCGATGGTGCGATCGAACCCATCGTGCTCTCAGGCCGTGATGACGCCACAGGTAAAGCACACACCCTGCAGGACCGGGTGGATGCCATCGCAGAGCGGGCCATCCGTTGGTCGTCCCTGCGGATCAAGCCCCGCATCGACAAGAAGCTGGCGATCACCGTGTTCAGCTTTCCGCCTGACAAAGGCAATGTCGGCACAGCGGCTTACCTCGATGTTTTTGGCTCCATCCATCGGGTGATGGAGGAGATGAAGGTCAAGGGCTACGACGTTCAAGGTCTGCCCTCCACACCAAGAGCTTTGCTCGATGCTGTCATCAACGACGCCGATGCCATGCAGGGAGCCCCCGAGCTCTCAATCGCACACCGCATGAGCGTGGAGGAGTACGAGCGCCTGACGCCTTACTCCGAACGACTGGAAGAGAACTGGGGCAAGCCCCCCGGCAACCTCAACAGCGATGGCCAAAACCTTTTGGTGTTTGGTCGCCACTTCGGCAATGTTTTCGTCGGCGTTCAACCCACTTTCGGCTACGAAGGCGACCCGATGCGCCTGCTCTATTCCCGTAGTGCAAGCCCCCACCACGGTTTCGCCGCGTACTACACCTATCTGCAGAAGATCTGGAAGGCGGACGCGGTGCTGCACTTCGGCACCCACGGTTCCCTCGAGTTCATGCCCGGGAAGCAGATGGGCATGAGCGAAACCTGCTACCCCGATTCACTGATCGGTGCACTGCCCAATCTCTACTACTACGCCGCAAATAACCCCTCAGAGGCCACCATCGCCAAGCGGCGGGGTTATGCCT is a window of Synechococcus sp. A15-24 DNA encoding:
- a CDS encoding DUF2949 domain-containing protein; its protein translation is MVVCSHPQPAASRELQDFLLARLGLSSNALNLGLRQAELEQAPLPIVLWSFGLLSLEQLQQVLDWENNQG
- a CDS encoding FAD-dependent monooxygenase, whose amino-acid sequence is MAKSLTTVHILGAGPTGSLAAIALASTGCSVVLTDPLTREELLSRSRAYAITHSSRRLLTDLKLWTALQGSLTAFSSLDLRDSACGGRVIFGFDDLPDSNARHQAIGWILDHQPLMKLLMDRLHQHHRVELSLGCAAPAPGIDDLIVAADGPRSTTRSKWGIGCWQFRYCQGCLTSKLVLRGVKPGMAYELFRPEGPFAILPLGDGIFQVVWSAPWTQCQRRADLSTPEFLDELAAVLPAGIEPDLLLDTPQAFPQQWSLARRLSRGRGVLLGEAGHRCHPVGGQGLNLCWRDVASLTNLAEHGGTSQRLARRYGRSRWADLLMVGLATDLLVRLFSNQQRWLLPFRRIGLEAMARFSWLRRISLRAMTDGPTQLLKPLPD
- a CDS encoding high light inducible protein; translation: MAQTPSTDAPVIRGATVTTEDGGRLNAFASEPRMQVVEAEQGWGFHERAEKLNGRMAMLGFIALLATEIALGGEAFTHGLLGLG
- the dapB gene encoding 4-hydroxy-tetrahydrodipicolinate reductase produces the protein MPPSIPVVVAGALGRMGAEVIKAVVGSADCTLVGAIDNTAGKEGSDIGLELGLGELEVAVTADFEGCLCAVSQSVRDEEAGAVLVDFTHPSVVYEHTRAAFAYGVHPVIGTTGLSPEQLSDLCKFAAKASIGGAVIPNFSVGMVLLQQAAAAAARFYDHAELTELHHNRKADAPSGTCIKTAELMEELGKSFNPAEVDEHESLAGSRGGRRESGLRLHSLRLPGLVAHQEVMFGAPGETYTLRHDTIDRSAYMPGVLLTVRKVRSLQTLVYGLERLI